AGCCCCATAAGCTAATAGCTGTGAAATCTTTATCCTACTATCACTTTTTGTCTGTAAATTATTGTTTTCCATTGTATTGGGATATTAGTAGTAAATTTTTATTTCGCAGGGGATTTCATTAACTCGTATCTCATTTACGTTGTAGGTATTAAGCATAGTACCATTCACTTCTACCCCTTTGGGAAACTTAGAACCATTAAAGTTTCTGATACATATTCCATTGGCTGGAACTCTAATATTTCCGCCAATTTTTATTGTGTAGTGGTCGTTTCCTTTTTTAATAGAGTAAGATAGGTTCCCGTAGTATGTTGGAAGGTTTTGAACCGAAATTCCTTGAGGGCTGTCAATCCAATCCTGTTTAAGAGCTGAGCCAATACATAAGGTGTTGTGGTCAATATCTTCGTAAACAAAAATATTTCTGAAGGCATTAATGAAGTCGCTACCTACCCAGGTGTGAGGCATATCGCCAATGTAAGCCGGGGTTCTATAATCATTCCAAACCACTTCAGCCCAGTGATACCACCCTTGAGGGCGTTGCTGGCTTAGGAAGTAATCAATTAACTCATGGGCTCTTTCGGGCTGATTGAGCATTATGAACGAGCCAATAATTCTGTTCTCATAGGGTGTAAAGTTGACCCAGTTTATTTGGCCCGTTTTTCTCTGGCTAAAGTATGTATAGTACCTTTCAAAGGTATTGTAAATTTCAGGTTTAGGAAGATTTTCGAACTCATTGCATGGAGTAAGTGCAATTGTTGTGGATGTGGCATCAAAATCTCCCAGCTCGGCACATCCTGGTATATAGTTAATATTGTGGTTCTTAATGGTGAGGTTTATCGATTCATATAGATTTTTCCTGAAAGTATCAGTTACTTGCTTAATGCGCGAATATTCCTCATGATTTCCCAAAGCGATTTGAATATCGCAGGCATCCTTAAGCCCTTTAAGGATGAAGAAATTATCCCAGTATGAGTGCATTGGTTTTGCTGAGTATCCCTCGTGGCTAATTGATTCGGGAACTAAACCATAAAAGGCTCTCACACTATCGTTTCCATACCTGAAATAATCAGTGGAGCGTTCGGCTATCAACGATTCGATGTAACCTATTGTTCTGAGGATATAAGGATTCATCTTTCGCAGAAAAGCTGTATCGTGTGTAAAACTGAAGTATTCATGTATTAAGTAGATAAATTGACCGTGACTGTCATGCTCTGCAACAGGATCGGGGCCTCTAAAGTCCACAACACAGGGAACCTTGCCGTTATCATAAAGATTTTGAGCATACCACTCAATAAACTCCTTAACTTCATCAGTAATGCCCGATTTCAGTAATGCCGATGAAGTAAGAGAACCATCGCGCATCCAACTTCTCTCGTACGAACGGGAACCGGGTTGTATGCCATGAATATCGCGGTTAATTAAAATATACATTAGGTTGGCACGGTAGGTTTTTAATAAATGTTCGGCAGTGCTGGGTAAATTGAACTTTACGTATTCGGTTTTGTCGCGCCAGTAGTCCGACACTTTTGCAATTGTATCGACGATATTTTTCGTATTTAATTCTGAGTCATTGATATTTTTTGAATGATATGGCGCAATAGCAAATAGAGTATGGGATTGACCGGCTTTTAGCTTTATGGTGTATTTAACAAATCCACCATTTAAACCTAAATTATCTGTTTCTGCTATAGTTACTTCTTGGAGGTTACTCCGTATCACCTCGGTGGGATTAGCGCTATAGAATGAAGCGGCAAAGAACGACTCAAACTTTTGGGTAAAGTATAGAGAGGTATTATCAACTTCAACCCTATCTTTTGATGCGTTTGTTGATATTTTTTTTATTGTTCCAACACCACCGGCAAGGTTTAAGAACTGGTAGTAGGGGTTAACCTGAAATGGTCGTATAAGTAAGTAAAAATGAATTGTTTGGTTTTTGTTGGTATTGTTTTTTAAGGTGTAACCAATCAGTAGTTTTGATGAACTATTTGCATTTCCGTAGGAGGTAATGCCTACCTGTAAGTCAATATCATCGGTATGCCAATTAACCGTAGGTGTGTAATCATAGGTTTTACCATCAACAAAATAGGTAAGCGATTGAGAGGCTTTTACATTCGACCAATCATAAATTTTATTGCCAACCTTTACAACGGGCTCAATGGAAAAACTTGCTTTTTCAACTTCAACCATGCCATCTTCGTTAATCAGTGCCTCCTTTGAATCGCCACTTACACCTGAAATTGTCCAGTAGGAAGCCTGTTCAAGAAAGTACCGTGGGTAATATCCCTTTGGCGAATTCTTTGCTATGTACCTAAAAAAGTTGTTAAGTGTGTTCGATTCCTCAACCTTTATGATTTCAATATCCTTAATTCCTAAACCCTTGGAATTATTACTTTGGCTTAGTTTTAGTTTTAGGAATCGGGTTTCAAACTCAGGCAGGCGGATGTAGCTTGTGCTGTTAATATTTGAGTTGACATTAAATGGTTTTTCCCAATTTATGGAATCATATGATATCAGTACATCAAATTTTTGGGCTTGTTTGCCTTGCATCCAATTAATTTTTAACCCGCCAATTTCGCGCGGTGCTTTCAAATCAATCAGTATCTCTTGATTATTTTTGTTTTTGGCAACCCAAACGCTTTGGGGCTGCTGGTCAAGTACTTCGGCAATTGGTTTTGATTTTGTACCTGAAATTTCATAGGCAGTTGGAGCAGGGTACTCATTGGAAATTGGGGGTAGGGCTTTAAAGGTTAGACTGTCGATCCATATTTTTCCACTTCCTCCAACGAACGATGCCACGGTAAACTCTATTCTATCAATTCTTCTAAAACGTGTATCGGTGGTTGGCCCCCAAGCAAAACTGATATGACGAGGTTTTACTCTAACCTTTTGCCAGTTTGTAGGGAAATTGTAATTGCGGTTGTTCACCCACCAAACATTGTTACCAGTACTGTCAATAAACTTAATTTCAAAATTATTTGAGGGCGATTCGGCTTTTATGTAAAAGGTTATCTCATAGTTATCTGGCAAATTAATGGGAAAAAGCTTTTGAATACCACAGTAACCTGTACCCTTAGCGAAGTTATATGTTATGCAAATGGATTTGCCGGAAAGACCGTTGTCGGTTTGAACGGTAATATTTACCCCATCCGACTTAATATAGTTCCAGCCTTCAGTTGATTCGAACTGATCGAGAGTTACTGTTTGAGCCTTTACTCCGATGTGAAATGTTAAAACTGATAGCAAAGCAGCAGTAATTGTTGCCTTTAAGTGATGGTTCATACCAAGAGTGTTTTAGTAAGAAAAAAGTTGACGATTCTTAATTTCAGAAAACAATCAATTTAAATTCTGAAAACCAAGTTTCTTTAACCCTGACTGAATTATTGGATCGGGCATTATATAGTCCCAAACCATGCCTGTTCTGAAGTTTTCAATCATAATGAGCATTGGGCCTTGATCAATTCCAATAAAGTCGTTATCAACCCATTTAGCAGTTGGGTTAAATGAGTCGTAAAATCCATATTTACCCCATATTTTATCGCCATAGCGCTGCAACATTGCTTTAGTTGTTGGGAGCACAATTTCAGGAGCAAAAGGTAGCGATGATAGATGCCCATAGGGGGCTATAGTGCCATCATCAAAATAGTTAAGCTCCCTTCCGCTGGCCCCCCTGCCTGCGTATCCGAGAAAAACTTTATTGTCAAAATTATACTTATCGGTTGGCCCATCGCATGCAGTTATTCCCCAGCAAAGTGAATCGTAACCAACCCACCCATGGGGATTATCGATGCAATACTCTCGCTGAGCGTAAGTGGCAATACGGGAGTTAATGAAGTAATCGATTCCTTTTTTGCTCATGTATGAGTCTTGTAAACCACGAAAATCGATAAAAGCATGTGAAAACTGATGGCCAAAAAGTGGCGGGAATGCAACATGAGAAAAATCCTTGTAAGGAGTGTACCAGTTGTAGGATTCAATCCATGAATTGTATGCCTTTTCAATATTTTTCATTCCTGATCCTGCCGCCAGTACATATAGGAATAGCGCTTCGTTATACCCTTTCCAGCCCATATTGTGTAAACCCGATTCCGGATACCATGCCATTGAAATGGTGTAAGCGTATTGCCCTTGAGGTGGCATTTGCATGAAATCCCAGTCAACCCTTTTTATTAAAAAGTCAGCAATTTGGCGAATCTGACGTTCCACGCTATTATTTGCATTATAGTAGTTGCGGGCAAAAATTATCCCCATGAGCAGTAGGCCTGTATCTACCGATGATAACTCACACTTCCATTCCCTTTTTCCAGTTTCCATGTTTAGGAAATGGTAGTAAAAGCCTTTATAGCCCGAAGAAAGAGGGTCAGGACTTTGCTCAGAATTTTTAAAGAATTTAAGGATATTCAGGGTTATTTGGGCTGCCTCATCGCGACTAATCCATTTACGCTCAGCACCTATTGCAAAGCAAGGAATAGCAAAACCTGTTGCGGCAATGCTAATTGGCGACCATTTGGCTGCTCTGTCCTTTACAGCACCCCAATGAGGGTGATGCTCATTCATAAAGTACTGAAAAGTCTTATACTGAATTGAATCGAGCATTTTTTCTTCCTCGGCCGTTAAGGAGTAATTGATTTTGCCCTTTGATGGAAAGCTGATATTATTAGTTTTTGAGCATGAGAGCATTAGGAAGGTAAGCACCATTGATACCTTCCAAAACATTCCAATTTTACCATTGATAGCCATAGCCATGCGTTTTTTAGGTTACCTGCTAGTATTGAAACCAAGACGGGAAAGTCCTTGCTTAACCTCGGGTGCCGACATGAAAAGGTTCCAGCATAAACCGCTACGATAGTTCTCAATCATTACTACTATTGGCCCTTGGTCTATTGCCAAATAGCTTGTACCCCACCAATTTGCAGTTACATTAAATGCATCGTAAAAGCCGTACTCACCCCAAACTTTGTTTCCAAGTTTATAGTAGAGGAAGCGTGCCACTTTTTTCGATTCCTCAGGGGTATAAGGCATGGACGAAAGAGCAGCAGTTGGGCTAATAACTCCAATATCGCGGGTGGGCTCATGCACACCATAGCCTGTATTGTCGTCCGATGCAGTTAGCCCCCAGCAATCAGCGCTATATAAGGGGTATCGTCCAGGATTAACAACACAATGTTGACGGTTAATAAGGGTGTGGTTTACGTTTTGCTGCCAGTAGTTTGCATAGTTATCACTTAAATTTCTGGGGTCAAGGCCCATAAATGAGTAATGGGCAAAGAAAAGGGGCCCCCCGTAGTCAAAACCAACCGGTAGGAATATTCCATAAAAAGTCTTCCCGTTGGTAATAGCTCCATTCCTTGCCCAACCGGAATGGTAAACCGAAGGGTTAATGGGGTAGGTAGTTGAAGAAGCGGCTAATACATAAACGATTAATGCCTCATTGTAGCCTCTAATTTGCATATTTATTGCC
The genomic region above belongs to Tenuifilum sp. 4138str and contains:
- a CDS encoding discoidin domain-containing protein, producing MNHHLKATITAALLSVLTFHIGVKAQTVTLDQFESTEGWNYIKSDGVNITVQTDNGLSGKSICITYNFAKGTGYCGIQKLFPINLPDNYEITFYIKAESPSNNFEIKFIDSTGNNVWWVNNRNYNFPTNWQKVRVKPRHISFAWGPTTDTRFRRIDRIEFTVASFVGGSGKIWIDSLTFKALPPISNEYPAPTAYEISGTKSKPIAEVLDQQPQSVWVAKNKNNQEILIDLKAPREIGGLKINWMQGKQAQKFDVLISYDSINWEKPFNVNSNINSTSYIRLPEFETRFLKLKLSQSNNSKGLGIKDIEIIKVEESNTLNNFFRYIAKNSPKGYYPRYFLEQASYWTISGVSGDSKEALINEDGMVEVEKASFSIEPVVKVGNKIYDWSNVKASQSLTYFVDGKTYDYTPTVNWHTDDIDLQVGITSYGNANSSSKLLIGYTLKNNTNKNQTIHFYLLIRPFQVNPYYQFLNLAGGVGTIKKISTNASKDRVEVDNTSLYFTQKFESFFAASFYSANPTEVIRSNLQEVTIAETDNLGLNGGFVKYTIKLKAGQSHTLFAIAPYHSKNINDSELNTKNIVDTIAKVSDYWRDKTEYVKFNLPSTAEHLLKTYRANLMYILINRDIHGIQPGSRSYERSWMRDGSLTSSALLKSGITDEVKEFIEWYAQNLYDNGKVPCVVDFRGPDPVAEHDSHGQFIYLIHEYFSFTHDTAFLRKMNPYILRTIGYIESLIAERSTDYFRYGNDSVRAFYGLVPESISHEGYSAKPMHSYWDNFFILKGLKDACDIQIALGNHEEYSRIKQVTDTFRKNLYESINLTIKNHNINYIPGCAELGDFDATSTTIALTPCNEFENLPKPEIYNTFERYYTYFSQRKTGQINWVNFTPYENRIIGSFIMLNQPERAHELIDYFLSQQRPQGWYHWAEVVWNDYRTPAYIGDMPHTWVGSDFINAFRNIFVYEDIDHNTLCIGSALKQDWIDSPQGISVQNLPTYYGNLSYSIKKGNDHYTIKIGGNIRVPANGICIRNFNGSKFPKGVEVNGTMLNTYNVNEIRVNEIPCEIKIYY
- a CDS encoding glucoamylase family protein gives rise to the protein MAINGKIGMFWKVSMVLTFLMLSCSKTNNISFPSKGKINYSLTAEEEKMLDSIQYKTFQYFMNEHHPHWGAVKDRAAKWSPISIAATGFAIPCFAIGAERKWISRDEAAQITLNILKFFKNSEQSPDPLSSGYKGFYYHFLNMETGKREWKCELSSVDTGLLLMGIIFARNYYNANNSVERQIRQIADFLIKRVDWDFMQMPPQGQYAYTISMAWYPESGLHNMGWKGYNEALFLYVLAAGSGMKNIEKAYNSWIESYNWYTPYKDFSHVAFPPLFGHQFSHAFIDFRGLQDSYMSKKGIDYFINSRIATYAQREYCIDNPHGWVGYDSLCWGITACDGPTDKYNFDNKVFLGYAGRGASGRELNYFDDGTIAPYGHLSSLPFAPEIVLPTTKAMLQRYGDKIWGKYGFYDSFNPTAKWVDNDFIGIDQGPMLIMIENFRTGMVWDYIMPDPIIQSGLKKLGFQNLN